TCAATGAATTTGATGCCATTCAGTTGACATCGCAACCAGCAATTTTCGGATGTTCTGGACGCACCTAATAAATAACATGTTTTACTATCCAGTAGAAATGAAGGTCCTCCGAGTAGCAAGCGATATCTACCCAGACACTCCGGGAGGGCTTGGAATCCATGTTCATGAGATGTCCAAGCAGCAAAGCAAGATGGGATACGATGTCACGGTGGTAACATCGATGACGCCGTCCAACAAGAAGCGTTACGAAGAGCGTGACGGTTACAAGATCGTCCGTCTGCCGACACCTGTCAGGATGTTGGGTAACTCCTTCCAGATCGGTCTGGTGACCTATCTTCTCCAGAATCGTTCCAAGTTCGATATAATCCACGCCCATGCTCATCTTTTCTTTTCAACCAACATCGCGGCCTTGATACGCAGAACGGGCGGTCCGCCCCTCGTGATCACTAACCATGGGGTCTATTCGACCAGCGCATCCAAGACCCTGCAGGACCTCTATTTCCCGATGGTTGGGATCCCCACGCTGAAGACGGCAGACGCCATCCTTTGCTACACCGAACCGGACAAGGAGACGATCCTAAAGTTCGGCGTGCGTGAGGACCGCATCCGCGTCATACACAACGGGATCGACGCTTCCCTGTTCACCCCCGCGGCCAGCAAACCGGAGATCCCTCAGGTCCTTTGGATGGGCCGGATGGTCAAGGGAAAGGGGCTGGAGTTCCTGATCGAGGCGTTCAGGGACCTTAAGAACAAGGGGATCGTGTTCAAGGCGGTGCTGGTGGGCAAGGGGCCGGACCGGGAAAAGGTGGACCAGTCCCTGCTCCAATACGGCCTCAAGGACCAGGTCCGGGTGATAGAGAACGTGAACCAGGAGAGCGCGGTCCAGCTATACCGGGAATCCACGGTGTTCGCCCTTCCGAGCAACCATGAGGGCATGCCGCGCACGTTGCTCGAGTCCATGAGCAGCGGGACCCCGTTCGTCTGCACCGACCTTCCTCAGCTGGTCGACCTGGCAGTGGGATGCGGCCTTACCGCCAAGTATGGTGACGTTGCAGGCATCGCCGCCGGGCTGGAGGCGTACCTCACGGACAGGAAACTGGTCGAGGAACAGGGCATGTTCGGGCGGCAGAAGGTGCTGGACCACTACTCCTGGAAGGAAACGGTCGCCAAGACGGTCGGGGTGTACCATGAGCTGGTGGACGCCCGCACAAGTACATGATCCGGCCTGTCCGCAGTGCGGTATTCCCGTCCCAGGGCGTCCAGGCAATGCGGACGGTCGAGCATCGTACCAAGTGAAATTCTAAATATCGTCTGGACGATAATGAACCATTAGCGGCGAACCATCTAGAACGGGCTCTCGACAGGTCGAGGTGGACATTCTCAAGGCGATAGCCATAATAGCCATCCTGATCGGTCATCTTCGTCAATACCTGACCATCGAGGCAACCACTATGACCACTTTAGTGGCGAGCACTTTCGGATATTTTGGATTAAGCCTGTTCATCTTTGTTTCTGGCTATTCGTTGATGATCAGAAAACCAAGCTTCG
The Methanomassiliicoccales archaeon genome window above contains:
- a CDS encoding glycosyltransferase family 4 protein — protein: MKVLRVASDIYPDTPGGLGIHVHEMSKQQSKMGYDVTVVTSMTPSNKKRYEERDGYKIVRLPTPVRMLGNSFQIGLVTYLLQNRSKFDIIHAHAHLFFSTNIAALIRRTGGPPLVITNHGVYSTSASKTLQDLYFPMVGIPTLKTADAILCYTEPDKETILKFGVREDRIRVIHNGIDASLFTPAASKPEIPQVLWMGRMVKGKGLEFLIEAFRDLKNKGIVFKAVLVGKGPDREKVDQSLLQYGLKDQVRVIENVNQESAVQLYRESTVFALPSNHEGMPRTLLESMSSGTPFVCTDLPQLVDLAVGCGLTAKYGDVAGIAAGLEAYLTDRKLVEEQGMFGRQKVLDHYSWKETVAKTVGVYHELVDARTST